The stretch of DNA CGAAACCAAGGCTACGATGATAGTAGGAGATCTtaaccatataaattattttaggaGGGTATCGACTTCGACTGTTGACCGAAGCTCATAAGACCTTAACCATATAAATTATTGGGCTCATCAATGTGGGAATCACAATGATGTAACTTCCTGATCCAATAATAAATCAATGGTTGATAGATGAACAACCTTTTTATTTTGGTATGCTCACGTTAGTGTGAAGATGATCATCTTCTCCGTTAACTGGGCTCAAATTGCACTCAGTTTAAGTGCCGCAAGCCAACTTATGCCGCAAGCCAACTTAGCTAAAAGTAAATAATTTATGAATCtacttattaaaaaataaaaaaaatcattacatcaaatagTGTACATTCAGATTTATTACTTATGCAACTATACATTATCAAATCCGAATAACTCAACAAACACTAAGTCAATACACTTTAAACATACAAAGATTTGATGCTTATATAACATTATCCCAAAACATACTTATTATCAAGTTCAAGCAACACACTATGAACTTTCTAACATTAGAGACTTCTATAGCTTGAGGCTTTCCATGAGGCTCCTCCCTTCCAGTTTTGCGGAGAAGTAAGTTTTCATGAACTCTTTGTAACTCATCAACACATAATTCGGCTTGCACCCCTTCACGATCTCTGCAAGAGGACCAACCATCGAATCTTCTCTTGGCCCATGGAAGGTAGCGATCGAGTGACGCTCTTTCTTGGCATTTATTATAGCCCGATGCTCGACACTTTTGTATACGCCGTTGCTCAATATCTATTCCAAAAGTCTTTTGTTTttgttagaaaatatttatagaagagattgaaaaaaaaaaataataataattttacattAATAAATATTGAGAGAATCTCGTAATCTATAaacataatttatttttgaattgaATTAGTATCGGACATGATTGATATATGTTGATTCTGACTAATTTGAGTCGAGTTAATGACCTCGATGATATCACCGATGTTAGCGATGAGAGCGCCGGGGAGTGGCTTCACCGGGAACCAATCCCCCCCCTTCCTGATTTGGAGTCCTTCAACGTCGTTCACCTGAAGGAGCAACGTCAAGCCGCTGCCGTCCGTGTGTGGCGAGAGGCCCAACACCTCGTCAGCTCTTGGACATGGGGGATAATAGTTGATCCTCACTCCCTGCGGTTGGTCCTGAAATATAGTAGAGAACTCCTCCGGTGCGACCCCCAGATTCTTCGCCATCACCTCCAGCAAAGTTCCTGCCACGCACTTCAGCTCCATGGAGTAGCAAGAGAGAGAGTCTCTGACGGCATGAAGCGGCAGCAAAGGACGTCATGTACGTAATAAGTACGTAGCTGAACCGCTGAGTAGATGACAGCACAAGAAGTAGAGAAAAACCTGAAAGTGAGAGGTTGAGCGGGCCAGAGATCGATGTTCCTCGACTGGAGTGGTCGAGTTATGAGGTACATAATGTCCGCCCAGTCCAGCTCTTGGTCGTCAGACACGACGAAGATTTGGCCGTAACCTTCCAAGCTGTTCGGCAACTGCGCAAatgccttcttctcttccaagggAAGCTTAAAGAATTCTACTATATCAGCCTTCATCTTCTCCATCGCTTGATCGGGAACTCCGTGATTTATCAACTGTTAATTAGCATCAACGATTGTTATGTTGCAGCTATCGATCACACGATTTCGATCCGTAGATCGACTGACCTGGAAGAAGCCCCAGTCTGCACAGGCATGGTGGAGCTTTGCAGACTCTTCCCGAGAGAAACGGCGATGGAGGAGCCTGGAGAAATCGATGACCGGAAGCTCGCTGTCGCCGTCGCTAACGACGGGATCAGCCTTGGCTTCCGGCCTGACGTATCGAGGAGGGACGTCAGCCGGGTTTGCGATGGAAGCTGCAAGAGCTTGGACGTTCGGTACGTCAATGGACGTTCCCAGACGTTGAAAGCTCGGGGTCGCCATCTCGCGAAGCAAGCAAGCGCGCACACACCGCTTACGAAGACTAACACCTCTCAGCTCGGCTGGTTTGGGCAGGTAGCAGCTTCGACAACATTTATAGAGAGAGAAGCTTCGCCACCATTACTGTCTACCAATAAGCTTACCAAGAAGCTTATCTCTTTGTAGTTGACTCAGTCTTCTCATCAGCCATCGTCCTACCACTGAAGAAAACTCTAGTAGTTCACTGCGACCTTTTTGTAACAGCTAACTTAGGAAAAAAATTTCTTTAAAAAGTATCAGCTAACTTAGTAAAAATTTGATGattcattataaaaaataaaagtaagaaTTGGAGTCTTATTTTTGTAACTTATCTTTATAAAAATTCTTATCACTAAATAAATGACTCTCTCATTTCTATTGATCCAAGTGTCTCACATCTTATCTGCGATCGTTTGATACAGAAAATGTAcatagttcctcccatcaagtgtCTCCTCCAAAGaatcatattataatataaatttttttattgataaataattataattagaatccaatgatatattttatctaataaaATAGAATCATATATTTTAACAATAATTACTTAGATGTGTCTTTTAGCGCAACCATGGAGCTAAGGATAGCAGGACTGATCCAGTCAGCAAGAGCTCCTCTTTCTGAGATCAAGAAGGATTTCTCCTTCACATAGCTCTGCAGTTTCTTCGAGTCATAGTTCAGTCGTTATTGATCTACACAAGCAGCAAAACATGACAGTTTCAGCAACAGATTGTAGTTATCACGACACAAATGTGTCGACGTGGAAGAACAGAGCACTTATTTGTCTGATAACATTGATTGATTAAGAGGTACAACGCTGACTAGACCATGAAATGGGCGATCTTTCTAGTGACGGTTAAAGCATCAAGAGAAGTCCACTTCACAAAGTAATCAGTTAAAATTCTTTTTTCCAGAAGTTCCTAATAATGGCACCAGAATGACATCCACCACATAGCACACAGATAAAATTGGCCAAGCAGGACTTTATCTAAACTCTTAAATCATGCGATGGACtgataaaagataataaaaacaaTCATGTCATACACAATTTTGTTTACCGTACTTTCCAAACTTAAGTGCCCCTTCGCCCAGTTTAAGAGATGACCCGAGTCACAGTGACACTTAAACTTACACAGCTTTAAGAAACAACGTAAATGATGGGAAGTAACAGAGATTGTGAAGAAAGAAAACAGGGGGATATCGCGCAAAAGGAAATTGCACAGTGAGCCATGAACTTGAAATTCTTGACGAACTATACGTATAATATCACTGTTATATCTTGTTCTTCCCTTATAAATTTCTAGATGTACCGGCGACGTTTGCCTCCGGCAGCAGCCGCAGCGGCAGCATCTTCTTCCCCTCCCTCTCGGTATATCTCTCTTTTGCCTCCTCCCTCCCCTCTCATCGCAGCCCTCTGTCAACCCTCTCTCTCGGCCTTCTCATAGCTCCCCTTCCCCTGTGAACGACAGCTGCCTACTGTAGTGAACAGCAACTGCCTCCTTTACTGTAGTGAAtcagtaataaaatattatttattatttctgTTGCTGTCGTAATTAGTACCACTTTAGATTGTTGTTGCAGCTTTAGAGTCTTGAATCATCACTCCAGATGACTCATCAGTGCtgatttttagtttatttttaataatcatagtatataatttttaaattataatattcagtCTATAGTGCCTTTTGGCTCATCACTCCAGATGACTCATCAGGCGACCTTGGCATTTTGAGTCCGTAGTGCCTTTTGGCATTGCTTTTGATTACACTAGCGTACATCTCTCCTCGGCAATTGCTAAGTATCTTTCGTTTGTTTGACTACCATGAAAACATTATCAAACTGATATTTGTGCTTCTTTGAACATATCATAATAATACCTCAATAATTTGGCATTAGCATCAGCTGATGTCTCACTAACTTATTTTGTTAGTTTTAAGTGACTGATCATTATGCTAGTGATAATGATAAGATCAATATTATTAATGCCTCATGAACCGAAAATATGAGAAATGAAAATCCAATGTGCTTGATCACCAACAAACAATGCCAATTGTAAGAATAATCGAATGTGGGCCTCACCAAGCTCAACTCAACTCAACTATTGGTAGTGTTTATAATACACACTTAAATAGCTTTCTATTTTAGTCGAGTGGCATAAGCACAATTTGCATTCTCTTCTGTATTTAATGTTCGATCCCATGAAAGAAGAAAGGTTGGAGGCAACATGACACTTTTTTAAGGTTTGGTCTACACTTGAAAAATACTGTGCGGAAAATAGAACATAAGCCCCAAATTGTAGGAGAATTTTAACAGAAAACCTAGCAAACTTTtgcaatctttcctccttttcaccttatcattttttttttattttccttattGATTAATAATTGTGCACATAATTTGATTTCCAATAGATCAATAGATTGTTTATCTCTTGCAATGTTATCATATTTTGCATAGGATACTTCACTTGTACCCACCTACTGAAGTCATCACCTATTTCACAAAGAAAAAGTCATCCCTACCATTTTAGAAGGTTCATTTTTCAAGATTAAAGAGTTCTTATCCACATTTTTATTAATGCATCACATTAAAGGTGCACTATCATTGAGCTTTAACATCTAACTTTCTTGTCACTGCTGTCATTTCTGCTAATAATGGATGCCCTTAGCCTATCACCTGCTTACAAAAGTCATCAGATGCAACTTTTAGTGGAGATGAAGCCCCACAGTTTTCACTaacttgatctgaatgttttatgAAGATTCTCATAATGTATTCTGTGTTTCAAACTTCAACAATATATTTTCATCAATTAAAGTAGCATGCTAAATGTCTAATTCATTATAACTCACAAAATCATGAGGTGAAGTAGGGAATACCTTTTTCTAAAGTGGCGTGAACTGCATGAAATGGCATGTGAGCAAAAGTATCAGATCCTGGAAACATCATCCATGTATACTCCTTCGAGTCATGATCTCCACATGTCGGACATATCTCCTTCACCAATTCTTTGGTTCCCTCTACTTCTCGCATGATGGTCTTGGAGGGTGATGGAACACTACTCTTTGTTGTCCGAGCTCTCCTACGAAGAGCTGTCAGAGCTTCCCTATTACCATTCTGAAGCCTATCATTTTCCACAAGCTGTAACAATAGAAAACTATTACACTAGATGTATTTTGAGAGATTCAATCATTTAATCTGAAAGTAATAGAAAAGTTCTTAACCTGATGCCTTGCTAAGAGGAGATGCTTAGCCTCCGTTTCAACCTCAACCAAAGCTTGCTGGAATTCCTTCATGCTAGGATCCATTATAGCTCTCTGAAATGTCTTTCGAAGTCAACTATAAAGTTCTCATTAGCTAAATACCATTTTTCTAATATGAAACTGTTCACACTAAAACTTATAGAGAGATGAAAGCAAAATGTTTTGCAATATAaagcagtaattgctatgtaagcAACACTAACAATATAATTAAGCATTGCAAATGAACCACTTCGAACAAACCGCCATAGTAATGTAGACATTACCACGGGAAAATCAAAGAAAACAGTCTGCTTAATTTAAACATTAAAAGTTTTGTATAAAATCACCAGACCTGCATAAAAAATGATACGGACTTGTAATATAGGTTACAGATATAATAAGCTCATATATGCATTCCAGCATATCGAATTCAAATGAATACATACATAAGGACACTTCAAAAACACTGAACAAGCAGACAAAACAGCAGTGCTATCTTAGAACAAACTCAACTGATGCGTTCAAAAAATGAATGTTCCATCCACAATCCTTAACCCTAATCAACAGAGTAGCCATAAACCTTGTCAAGGTGGTAACAAGATGTAACATACTATGCTACCTACATTTTTGAGTCATAAACACACACAAATAAGAGAATCACTTTGTTTGCACTTTGATTATAACATATCTCAGTCATTCAACTATGCATATGCATGATAGCACAAACTCTACAATCACACATGGGTATCCATGCACATATTCCGCTATAGTCATCATCAAGATGGTCCTCTGATAGAACAAAAAGAAAACCGCATGACTGGACTAAAAAATTTTTATACTGAGATGGCAAAAAAGACCAATGAGTTTGGATACATTTCTTGACCCCGAAGCAACTTTATAATTACCATAACTCTGCAAAAGCATTCCTATTCTTTGTTCATAGTAAAAAATCAGTCTTAGTGGAAATAAGCTAAAAAATGAAAGTATCACCTATATCCTCAATTTCAAAAGAATAACAATCTCACCATGTCCCAAAATCCTTGACGTCCTCTCACGGACTTaattgattttgcctaagtcgtgcggcacccttgtatgtccgtccgcaaaggtcagcctcctcgaaacctcccatggtcccttaggacctacaaaagagaaaacgggttagagaaagcgcctcactcgggatcctcaagcaaacatctccgaaaacatttCATTgcgaatgcaaattacaaacggaCTTTACAAGCttagaacggttgcacaacaaagggtcaaaatagtccactatagaccgattatctcttacaagtgtcaacatgacacaacctttatttacaagcctacaaCAGTCACTAAACCCAAGTAAAATACggttattaagccttcgaccgtccctctacatactgtgcaagaacaaaccaaaagacacgaacaaatataaacattacatcaaacatcatgtttagaagtttatccatAACAGTCCATCAAATGTATTAAGCCAACTCTTCTTCTTTGAGCACATATAATTCGAGTGACCAGTTGATATATAAAACATCTACACTACGTGAATTCAAGTGACAGTAAACACGTAGAATACAACATGTGAAACAGTTATCGTCACATCCAACACAAATCAACGACCACAAACACCTCAACCGATTTCGTATAAGCATTATCACAAGCACAAGAGTTACAATCCGTTCGGTGTCCGATGTGAAGCGGGCATTCGATGAGGCATGCACTGAAATTACAAGAGATCTCATGGTATTTGGACGAGTCTGCCAGCAGTCAAACATATGCTtcatagaatttgttcctaacaTGAAGAAAGAAGAAGCCCCTACCAACCGAGGTTGGTTGATGATGTTCCTGGAAACCGATCACAGTAACAAAATGGATGGCAAGCTCGTGCAACTTCGACGTGACACACAACAACAATGACATTTTATCAGAAAGAGATGTAACACCGACAACAAAAGATGAAGCGTATTGTACGAACTAAGAACACGAACGGAAGAACAGGGCATCGATAGAAGAACAAGATCGAGCGAGAGATACCGGAAGACGGGCGGGGCGTCACGGCGGAGGACAGCTTCTGACCGGCCCTGGAGAACTGGGAGCggggcgagcgagcgagcgagcgagcgagcgagacagAGGACCGACCATCAAAGGCATGGGGGACGGCGAACTCCCGAGTGGAGCCGCGACGGTCATCAGAGGCCCAATTGCGCATGTGGGTCGGACAGCTTGGGCCGGGCGTCGActtatattgataaaaaaaagggttgaaattatatatatatatatatatatatatatatataatttatatatatatataattggaccTCAACCAATGGAGAGGTTTTGCCGGTTTGGTGGACTAAGCAATGCAATACAAAAATAGGACACAAACTATTATAATTGCATATCCCTTTTGTGATGGAGAATATAAAAGTATTATGAGATTTCCAATGAGATGATTAATTAGTTTGATATAATGCCAAATAATTCTTAGAGCTGAGTTACGAATCTACACCTAATCACTCCTATGATCAACAGAAAGAGCACCACCAACCACTCCCAATAATTTGAGATGAACACAGACATCAGCCATTTAAGCTCAAAAGTATAAGAGCATATTACCCGAATCATAAAGAACAAAAATAGCCAACTCCAATTATATttgtcttgattcaaaaagagacATAATTGTTATTTTGTTCACCAAACATTTTTTTTTGGTAATATATTTCTTCCGTTTAAATATTATGTAAAATGTCTGACATATCCTCCAAAACTTATATATATGTTCATTTTGCACTTAAACGTGCAAAACTATTTCTAGAACACTTTTGGCAGCGGAAGTTACCAATATTAATATGTATTAAGCTAATTCAATAGTAAATCTCttgataattaatataaatattatgaAAATTGAATTCTGCCTTCacattaaattaattataaataaggaACAAAATGTCATCACATTCTTTTGGTGAATCTCATTTCACCGTTCTACATCAAACTTGTCTGAGGAAATTGGACTGTTGCTGTCCTCACCTCCATTATGCCCAATAAATATAAAGCAGGGCGGTTGGTCGGTTACTAATCATAATTAGAGCGGCTATTAACAACATTAAGCCTCTCCCTATTAGCTGTCACCGTCCATATTATTCTAACGCCCCTGCAACTACGCCAAGTCATTGGGTTTGATGATCGGCCGCGCCGGGGATCAGTTCATGCGCATATAAAGTCCCATGCATCCATCGCTTCCGTGTGCTCGAGTCCAGCGGTGACACAACATGGTGAAGCTCACACTGGGAAGCCTGGGCGACTCTTTCAGCGCGGGGTCTCTCAAGGCCTATCTTGCTGAGTTCATCGCCACCCTCCTCTTCGTGTTCGCTGGCGTTGGCTCCGCCATTGCATATGGTAGGTATCTCATACGTGTTCTTGTAGAACATGGAGTTCCAGGAGCGGAGCAACGTGATGCTTTTGCATGCAGGTAAGTTGACGTCTGGTGCAGCGCTGGATCCGGCGGGCCTGGTTGCGGTGGCCCTCGCGCATGGCTTGGCCCTCTTCGTCGGCGTCTCCATGGCGGCCAACATCTCCGGTGGCCACCTTAACCCGGCTGTCACTTTCGGGCTCGCCGTGGGCGGGCACATCACCCTCCTCACCGGCGTCTTCTACTGGATCGCCCAGCTCCTCGGCTCCATCGTCGCCTGCCTCCTCCTCAAGTTCGTCACCGGCGGCATGGTAAGCGACACCGCATACTCTACCACCCCATGTGTCCGTCGATCACCTGTCGAGGTCTCCATTCACAGAGGTCGCCTTCTGTCCGCAGGCTGTCCCGACGCACGGCGTGGCGGCCGGCATGAGCGAGCTGGAAGGCGTGGTGATGGAGGTGGTCATCACCTTCGCGCTCGTGTACACGGTGTACGCCACGGCGGCGGACCCGAAGAAGGGGCCGTTGGGGACGGTGGCGCCCATCGCGATCGGGTTCATCGTCGGGGCCAACATCCTGGCAGCCGGGCCCTTCAGCGGCGGCTCCATGAACCCGGCACGGTCCTTCGGCCCCGCGGTGGCCAGCGGAGACTTCTCCGGCAACTGGGTCTACTGGGTGGGGCCGCTGCTCGGCGGCGGACTGGCCGGGCTCATCTACGGCGACATCTTCATCGGCTCCTACGAGGCAGTAGCGGCGCAGGACTATCCGTAAGCTGTAAAGCTGTCGTCGAGTCGGGTTGCCGTCCTCCTCCTGCGTCTTGTTTCCGTGTCTTTCTTTATCTTCATGTAATAATAATATGTACATATAAAAGTACATAACCGGTCTTCGTGAAGGTGTATTCGCTATCCTTAGTTTCAATGTTGTATGTTGTGGGTTGTGGAGTCAAAATTGGACAAATTGGTCAAACATATGTTTCCTTAATTCTAATCACTTTCTTCAATGTTAGTTTTTccatacgagagagagagagagagagagagagaggttataaTGGTTTCCCAAGAGTGCTATGAAAGAAGTCACCAGGAGACGAGCTCTTCCTCAcaggcaaaggcaaaggcaagGGGGAAAGATGATGATCGAGATGCCGAGCTTATCCTCTAGAAGCACTTTTGTCACAGGTCAAGTCGTCAGTCAATTCCTCAAACACAATACTGTACGTGTGATCCGCCATAGAAAACTCCAATGGGCGCGTTAAACTCATTGAGGTCGGTTCTCAGCGCTGCATGCAAGGCAAGACGTGTCAATGAGGAAGAGCAAGTCACGCCTCCTCCCACGCGCATCCGTTTGCACTCAAAAAGCAGAAAGCAAGATGATGTATGCTGTCATTCGAAGTGGTTTGGCCACAACCCAATCATTGTTGTTCAAACGTGCTTGAGAGCGAGCAGAAGGGAGACCAATTAAAGATAGAAAATTCTTGCAGTGTGTTGCCTTCATTGCAGTAACATGATTCACCTATTAGAAGTTATCGGCGTCTCCTCTTGTTCTTTGCATATGAAGAAGGCAAACCTTGCACTTCCGATCTCATGGAGATTGTTATACAGCACACAGCAAGTTCTTGATGAAGAAGAGAGGCACCGACGGCAGATCTTCGTTAACCTGCCAACCGTTCACCGAAAGTCTCGTTGCATTGCATCACCAAACGCTTGAAGAACACAAAGGGACGTAAAAGCTCGGAAATGCCGTCGCTGCTGATTCCTTCGTGTATCTTCGCCAACGGCTGAACTCAGACCAGAACAAAGGTGTGGGGAATCGCGGGGCAGCGCACGAGCCGCGCCGGGTAACCAGGAACACTTGTCGCCGaggtctctgtctctctctcgtcGCAGTCCCGTGAACTCGAGTTCATCATTAACCCAGAGTACAAAGATGGGCACAGGGACTGCATCGCAACAGTAACAAGAAAGCAGGAAACAGTCGCAGCAAAAGGATTGCAGGAGGCTGTCCACTGTCCACCTCTGGTCCCCCTTCTTGTGCTCCGTGCGGACTTCCttcgtatatatacacacacacgtcTGTCCGAAGTGACGTCCGAGGAAAGAAGAGCACTGATAGAGCAGTTGAAGAGATGGAGAAGGGATACTTGTGGGGGAGAAAGAAGAAAGACGAGATGTATATCTCGCAAGATTTAGTAGCAGAAGTGGAGGAGGAGACGTTGGAGGGTGGCTTGAAGATGCCGGCGATACCTCCGCCGCAGACGCCGCACGAGCCGATGGAGTTCTTGTCGAGGTCGTGGAGCGTGTCGGCGTCCGAGATATCGAAAGCTCTTCTGGCTGGGAATAAGAAGAGGAACTTCGTGGTGGATCAGTTGCCGGAAATGATGATACCGGAGACTCTGGTGATTGCCGCTGCCGGATCTTCTCAGAGCACTAACAAGCGCGTAAGCTAATCGTCTGTAGCTATATGTTCGATGAATTCACTAGCTTAAGCATCCAATCCTAAGGCTAGTAGTTTGCTTCACTGTCACCTCACCGGTGGTGATTTGTTGTCATCGTTCTGCAGCCACGCAGTGGCAAAAACTCCATACTTACCCACCATGCAACGATCGGGAAATGGTTTCACCACATGGAAACCAATCGAACCAAAGAGAAGAGCAAGGAGAAAGCTCGTGCCGAGAAAGCCCGAGTCCACGCCGCCGTATCCGTGGCTGGAGTGGCTGCAGCAGTTGCTGCCGTTACTGCGGCCTCGACTTCGGAGAACCAGCCTTCGCAAATGAGTGCCGCCATGGCCTCTGCCACCGAGATCTTGGCGTCGCACTGTGTAGAGATTGCAGAGCAAGCTGGAGCTGGTCATCAGCATGTGGCTTCTGCAATCCGGTCAGCG from Musa acuminata AAA Group cultivar baxijiao chromosome BXJ2-11, Cavendish_Baxijiao_AAA, whole genome shotgun sequence encodes:
- the LOC103970393 gene encoding 2-oxoglutarate-dependent dioxygenase 11-like, with translation MATPSFQRLGTSIDVPNVQALAASIANPADVPPRYVRPEAKADPVVSDGDSELPVIDFSRLLHRRFSREESAKLHHACADWGFFQLINHGVPDQAMEKMKADIVEFFKLPLEEKKAFAQLPNSLEGYGQIFVVSDDQELDWADIMYLITRPLQSRNIDLWPAQPLTFRDSLSCYSMELKCVAGTLLEVMAKNLGVAPEEFSTIFQDQPQGVRINYYPPCPRADEVLGLSPHTDGSGLTLLLQVNDVEGLQIRKGGDWFPVKPLPGALIANIGDIIEILSNGVYKSVEHRAIINAKKERHSIATFHGPREDSMVGPLAEIVKGCKPNYVLMSYKEFMKTYFSAKLEGRSLMESLKL
- the LOC135627499 gene encoding probable aquaporin TIP2-1; its protein translation is MVKLTLGSLGDSFSAGSLKAYLAEFIATLLFVFAGVGSAIAYGKLTSGAALDPAGLVAVALAHGLALFVGVSMAANISGGHLNPAVTFGLAVGGHITLLTGVFYWIAQLLGSIVACLLLKFVTGGMAVPTHGVAAGMSELEGVVMEVVITFALVYTVYATAADPKKGPLGTVAPIAIGFIVGANILAAGPFSGGSMNPARSFGPAVASGDFSGNWVYWVGPLLGGGLAGLIYGDIFIGSYEAVAAQDYP
- the LOC103970881 gene encoding VAN3-binding protein, producing MYISQDLVAEVEEETLEGGLKMPAIPPPQTPHEPMEFLSRSWSVSASEISKALLAGNKKRNFVVDQLPEMMIPETLVIAAAGSSQSTNKRPRSGKNSILTHHATIGKWFHHMETNRTKEKSKEKARAEKARVHAAVSVAGVAAAVAAVTAASTSENQPSQMSAAMASATEILASHCVEIAEQAGAGHQHVASAIRSAVDVKTAGDLMTLTAAAATALRAAAALKSRSQREARNNAAVIPYEKGHRGNPDIWRKEGELLKRTEQGTLHWKRVSVYINKKSQVMVELKSKHIGGALSKKKKSVVYGVYDGIPAWSGRARECDEQRCYFGLRTAQGLIEFECENSVSKQKWVDGVHNLLREVSGEAEQIEDSMEMLNLS